In the genome of Ignavibacteriales bacterium, one region contains:
- a CDS encoding TonB-dependent receptor has translation MNFIKSHLIVLALFFSPLLFSQEEEKGDTLKYGLEEVTVVGTRTKEKIIDIPYSVFSVEKKELAYGKKVSARNVLADVPGLFLQSRYGNQDLRVSIRGFGNRSNTGIRGVRILQDGIPESEPDGETVIDAVDFTSLAGVEVVKGNLSSLYANAPGGVIDFKTDYYFADNFAATFNQVGKFGFRQNGFKVGLKNSENRFFLSYYYRNLDGYRKHSEEYQHLVNAIYEGYLGNRSSITLLGNFVDGFNRLPGPLTKTEYETDPFMSNPLATALDFRRMTKKGRLAVKYSTGFGDVDENELEITAYGGIKELTKTDNELFVLSTRYSLGTLIRYANRGHIADLKNTFTAGMDYAFQSGPINAFENTSGVRGVSVQNSFDASVSNVGFYFLDHLDLIENKLGLFLSSRYDISKFKRDIYIPFGSTDSARVFSGLTPKIGINYKLLREVAVYSSYGVSYDFPALSELDNNLFTTNSAYTLNPDLDPQRSKNFEVGVKGNIINREAEFMRKVTFDVTFFHYIISDAIVPFNINQQVYLKNAAKTKRTGIEIGLKTHPFEETELLINYTYTKFKYDTYLTENYTPTGSTVVNYSGNFEPSVPQQIVNFIFNYEFEINDDISGLLQWDCDYIEKIYVDDANSETAPSFFYGNIMAGITYQSELFSTVFYTGVYNIFNKRYVGFVNINDYFGRYYETGEPRSFYAGLNVNFKF, from the coding sequence TTGAACTTCATAAAATCTCACCTTATAGTTTTAGCACTATTTTTCTCTCCCCTTTTATTTTCACAGGAAGAAGAAAAAGGCGATACTCTTAAATACGGACTTGAAGAAGTAACCGTTGTTGGAACAAGAACTAAAGAAAAAATTATTGATATACCCTACTCAGTCTTTAGTGTCGAAAAAAAAGAATTAGCTTACGGCAAAAAAGTTTCTGCCCGCAATGTACTTGCAGATGTTCCGGGTTTATTTCTGCAATCAAGATATGGCAACCAGGATCTCAGAGTCTCAATCCGCGGATTCGGCAACAGGTCGAATACAGGAATACGCGGAGTAAGAATATTACAGGATGGAATTCCCGAATCAGAACCGGATGGTGAAACAGTTATTGATGCAGTTGACTTCACATCTCTCGCAGGCGTTGAAGTTGTTAAAGGAAATTTATCATCTCTTTATGCAAACGCACCCGGCGGTGTAATTGATTTTAAAACAGATTATTACTTTGCTGATAACTTTGCCGCAACATTCAACCAGGTTGGTAAGTTTGGCTTCAGGCAAAATGGTTTTAAAGTTGGATTAAAAAACAGTGAGAACCGTTTCTTCCTTTCATACTATTATCGGAATCTTGATGGTTACAGAAAACACAGTGAAGAATATCAACACCTTGTAAATGCTATCTATGAAGGTTATCTCGGCAATAGATCAAGCATAACTCTTCTTGGAAATTTTGTTGATGGTTTTAACCGTTTACCCGGACCTCTTACAAAAACTGAATATGAAACTGATCCTTTTATGTCCAACCCATTAGCCACTGCATTGGACTTTAGAAGAATGACAAAGAAAGGACGACTCGCAGTTAAATACAGTACTGGTTTTGGCGATGTTGATGAAAACGAATTAGAAATAACAGCCTACGGTGGAATAAAAGAATTAACAAAAACTGACAATGAATTATTTGTACTTTCAACACGTTACTCGCTGGGAACACTTATCCGTTATGCAAACAGGGGACATATTGCTGATCTTAAAAATACATTTACTGCCGGAATGGATTATGCGTTTCAAAGCGGACCCATCAATGCTTTTGAAAACACTTCCGGTGTAAGAGGTGTATCTGTTCAAAATTCTTTTGATGCAAGTGTAAGCAATGTTGGATTTTATTTTTTAGATCATCTTGATCTTATAGAAAATAAACTTGGTTTGTTTCTATCAAGCAGGTACGATATCAGCAAATTCAAGAGAGATATCTATATACCTTTTGGTTCAACAGATTCAGCAAGAGTTTTTTCAGGGCTAACTCCTAAAATTGGTATCAATTATAAACTGTTAAGAGAAGTTGCTGTTTACAGTTCTTACGGTGTTAGTTACGACTTTCCGGCATTAAGTGAACTTGATAATAATTTGTTCACAACAAATTCAGCTTATACATTAAATCCTGATCTCGATCCGCAGCGTTCTAAAAATTTTGAAGTAGGTGTCAAAGGAAATATCATTAACCGTGAAGCAGAATTCATGCGAAAGGTAACATTTGATGTTACTTTTTTCCATTATATAATTTCAGATGCAATTGTTCCGTTCAACATAAATCAGCAGGTTTATTTAAAGAACGCAGCAAAAACAAAAAGAACGGGAATTGAAATTGGTTTAAAGACTCATCCATTTGAGGAAACCGAACTGCTTATAAATTACACTTATACAAAATTCAAATACGACACCTATTTAACAGAAAATTATACGCCAACCGGATCGACAGTTGTAAACTATTCCGGCAATTTTGAACCGTCTGTTCCACAGCAGATCGTTAACTTTATTTTTAATTATGAGTTTGAAATAAATGATGACATCTCCGGTTTGTTACAATGGGATTGCGACTACATCGAAAAAATTTATGTCGATGATGCAAACTCTGAAACCGCGCCATCATTCTTCTATGGAAATATTATGGCTGGCATAACATATCAAAGTGAATTGTTCAGCACAGTATTTTACACAGGTGTTTACAACATTTTTAATAAAAGATATGTTGGGTTTGTAAACATCAATGACTATTTCGGGAGATACTATGAAACCGGTGAACCAAGAAGTTTTTACGCCGGCTTAAATGTTAATTTTAAATTTTAG
- a CDS encoding T9SS type A sorting domain-containing protein gives MADYNGIYQVWMSIIDDVLLPVEEIENIIPENIVLEQNYPNPFNPTTTIKFTVGDAYYASPTHVLLRIYDVLGNELALLVNEQKSPGIYEVEFNSSTLKNISSGIYFYRLQAGEFSYTKKMILLK, from the coding sequence ATGGCAGATTACAATGGTATTTACCAGGTATGGATGAGTATAATTGATGATGTACTTTTGCCTGTTGAAGAGATTGAAAATATTATTCCTGAGAATATTGTGCTGGAACAAAATTATCCAAACCCGTTTAATCCAACAACAACAATAAAATTCACTGTAGGGGACGCATATTATGCGTCCCCTACACACGTACTTTTAAGAATCTATGATGTATTGGGAAATGAATTAGCATTACTTGTTAATGAACAAAAATCACCGGGCATTTATGAAGTTGAATTTAATTCTTCAACTTTAAAAAATATCTCATCGGGAATTTATTTTTACAGATTGCAAGCGGGTGAATTCTCATATACAAAAAAAATGATTTTGTTAAAGTAG
- a CDS encoding TonB-dependent receptor has product MKFCIKVILLLMTLSLFSFSVIYSQDGTANNDSPVTKLDTLQYETDAVVVTGTRTNEKIIDIPYSVVRISPLQYKYSRKVSISDVLSAVPGVFMQSRYGNHDVRISIRGFGSRSNTGIRGVRILLDGIPESEPDGQTRIEAIDFNSIGSIEVVKGNSSSLYTNAPGGVINFINDINFSQSFITQFNDFGANGLRRNGIKAGVRTENYGLLATYTYHNYKGFRPHSEDYWHIMNVVLETTPGDDTKLQFLGYLASGLIRLPGSLTKEQFDADPFQAGPRELLWDFRRISKKGRVGIRFNTSFGAQKNNEIEVTGYGTIKYFERVAVESFRIFDRYGLGASAKYQNKSVFFDRENTFTIGGDLFYQTGPVSDFENIGGAKGDNLNANGYIDETVGNTGLYVLDNFELYNKQLYLMVSGRYDNVYFQQVNRNFGAQNELLRYEDFTPKFALNYKVTPSIAVYTSYGYSFDSPAGNELDDYPKQNQPAFLLNSDLRPQKSTNFELGVKGNLVDMEKTFFRNVLFDFTFFNTIVTDEIVPFEIDQDIFFRNSAKTKRRGLEVGVTAEVYEGLKATVSYTYSDFVYDEYSALTLDDLFVPSYRDFSGNLVPSVPKNNLFASLEYRQRIIANIYGYVKGSYQNISGMFVDDANTAETDGYQLLNSSLGFELLAGNFSLLVSGGVNNMLDKLYVSFININAARGRYYEAGEPQSIFAVFKLGYYF; this is encoded by the coding sequence ATGAAATTTTGTATAAAAGTCATTCTCCTTTTGATGACTTTATCTTTGTTTTCATTTTCTGTGATTTATTCGCAGGATGGAACAGCAAATAATGACAGCCCGGTAACTAAATTAGATACACTGCAATATGAAACTGATGCAGTCGTGGTTACCGGTACGCGTACAAATGAAAAGATAATTGATATTCCATACTCTGTAGTAAGGATAAGTCCGCTTCAATATAAGTATAGCAGAAAGGTTTCAATCAGTGATGTGTTAAGTGCTGTACCCGGTGTGTTTATGCAATCACGTTATGGAAATCACGATGTGAGGATTTCTATACGTGGATTCGGCAGCCGTTCAAACACGGGGATTCGTGGAGTAAGAATACTTCTCGACGGAATTCCTGAATCAGAGCCGGATGGACAAACACGTATTGAAGCAATCGATTTTAATTCCATCGGAAGTATTGAAGTGGTGAAAGGAAATTCTTCTTCACTCTATACTAATGCGCCCGGCGGAGTTATAAATTTTATTAATGATATAAATTTCTCACAGTCTTTCATTACACAGTTTAATGATTTTGGTGCAAACGGTCTTCGAAGAAACGGGATCAAAGCCGGAGTGCGGACTGAAAATTATGGTCTGCTCGCAACTTACACTTATCATAATTATAAAGGCTTTCGTCCGCACAGCGAAGACTACTGGCACATTATGAATGTGGTGCTTGAAACTACTCCCGGAGATGACACCAAATTACAATTCCTTGGTTACCTTGCCAGCGGGTTGATAAGACTTCCAGGCTCATTAACCAAAGAACAATTTGATGCCGATCCTTTTCAGGCTGGACCAAGGGAGCTGCTTTGGGACTTCAGAAGAATTTCTAAAAAAGGAAGAGTAGGCATCAGGTTTAACACAAGCTTTGGCGCACAAAAAAATAATGAAATAGAAGTTACAGGTTACGGAACAATAAAATATTTTGAGCGTGTAGCCGTTGAATCATTCAGGATCTTTGATCGGTATGGTTTAGGTGCTTCGGCAAAGTACCAGAACAAGTCCGTTTTCTTTGACAGAGAAAATACTTTCACAATTGGCGGAGATCTGTTCTATCAAACCGGACCTGTTTCCGACTTTGAAAATATAGGCGGTGCAAAGGGAGATAACCTTAATGCAAACGGCTATATCGATGAAACTGTCGGGAACACAGGTTTGTATGTTTTAGACAATTTTGAATTGTATAACAAGCAATTATATCTTATGGTCAGCGGAAGATATGACAATGTATATTTTCAGCAAGTCAACAGAAATTTTGGTGCGCAAAACGAACTGTTAAGATATGAAGACTTTACTCCGAAGTTTGCTTTAAATTATAAAGTCACTCCATCGATTGCAGTTTATACTTCTTATGGATATAGTTTTGATTCACCGGCTGGAAATGAATTGGATGATTATCCAAAACAAAATCAGCCGGCATTTTTACTTAACTCAGATCTGAGACCGCAAAAGTCAACAAACTTTGAGCTCGGAGTAAAAGGAAATCTTGTTGACATGGAAAAAACTTTTTTCAGAAATGTACTTTTTGATTTTACTTTCTTTAATACGATAGTAACAGATGAAATTGTACCTTTTGAAATAGATCAGGATATATTTTTCAGGAATTCAGCAAAGACAAAAAGAAGAGGTCTTGAAGTAGGCGTAACTGCTGAAGTCTATGAAGGACTTAAAGCAACAGTTTCATATACCTATTCAGATTTTGTTTATGATGAATATTCCGCGCTGACTCTTGATGATTTATTCGTACCATCATACAGAGATTTTTCAGGCAACCTCGTTCCAAGCGTACCCAAGAATAATTTATTTGCCTCGCTTGAATACCGACAACGAATAATTGCTAACATATATGGATACGTTAAAGGTTCATACCAGAACATAAGCGGTATGTTCGTTGATGACGCAAACACGGCTGAGACTGACGGTTATCAATTACTTAATTCATCATTAGGTTTTGAATTACTTGCAGGTAATTTCAGTTTGCTGGTTTCAGGCGGTGTAAATAACATGCTTGACAAACTCTATGTTTCATTCATTAATATTAATGCAGCAAGAGGTCGTTACTATGAAGCAGGTGAACCGCAATCAATTTTTGCAGTGTTTAAGTTAGGCTACTATTTCTAA
- a CDS encoding T9SS type A sorting domain-containing protein — MGDNIDIVAVGNKLFPVWMDNSTGEYQIWTVPIELIPVSVDEPEVTLSEFKLEQNYPNPFNPVTKIKFSVPSVETGHAPSLHVTLKIYDLLGNELYTLVNEAKTAGQYEVEFNAENFSSGIYFYRIAIHSDRKKAGSHLQTKKMIYLK, encoded by the coding sequence ATGGGTGACAATATTGACATCGTTGCTGTTGGTAATAAACTTTTTCCTGTGTGGATGGATAACTCAACCGGTGAATACCAGATTTGGACTGTGCCGATAGAATTAATCCCTGTAAGTGTTGATGAGCCGGAAGTAACTTTAAGTGAATTTAAACTTGAGCAGAACTATCCAAATCCTTTTAACCCGGTGACAAAAATTAAATTCAGTGTACCCTCAGTAGAGACGGGGCATGCCCCGTCTCTACATGTAACTTTGAAAATTTATGATTTATTGGGTAATGAACTTTATACATTAGTTAATGAGGCAAAAACCGCCGGACAATATGAAGTTGAATTTAACGCAGAGAACTTTTCCAGCGGTATTTATTTTTATCGCATAGCGATCCATTCGGATCGGAAGAAAGCCGGAAGTCATCTTCAGACAAAGAAAATGATTTACCTAAAATAA
- a CDS encoding FAD-binding oxidoreductase, giving the protein MKLQEKYLGLHKKLSGIIPEQNLLTDNVSTFALGTDASFYRLTPKLVVKANDENEIILILKVCSELNIPVTFRAAGTSLSGQAVTDSVLVMIGNSWKSYAISDDASKISLQPGIIGGHANNYLAQYKKKIGPDPASINAAMIGGIAANNASGMCCGTSQNSYKTLGSMRIVFANGDVLDTNHQKNISDFVERNPALIKNIITLRNKINSDVLLRDKIIRKYKIKNTTGYSLNAFVDFEDPVEIIQHLVIGSEGTLGFISEITLNTVPDYEYKATSLVLFKNIQDACKAASLLKQLPVDAAELMDRNSIRSVENKNGMPELLKELDNESAALLIETKAENKFHLNQNIDCITNTLSDFDLLSKASFTKDKLEYTKLWNIRKGLFPSVGASRRTGTSVIIEDIAFPLDSLSSAVIKLRNILNKYNFADAIIFGHALEGNLHFVFSQDFSIKSEIERYDSMMNEISQMVVGEFDGSLKAEHGTGRNMAPFVEYEWGPEAYSIMKQIKNIFDPKNILNPGVILNDDKEIHLKNLKTLPAVDELIDKCTECGFCESRCVSEGLTFSPRQRISALRSFTGENRKKVFDTFKYQVEETCVADGLCSVNCPVGIDTGSVVKKLRAKDRNGFSKKIAEIVSSNFSFVSLLIKFFLNVLNFSSKIIGKTNLENITNVISKISKKKIPGWNQFTPPGNSFVVTSPMINLNKPKVVYFPSCINRTFGNSEAEKADHVLIEKTISLLHKAGYEILFPDNLNNLCCGLSFVSKGFVEAGDSKLSELMNELKIITNNFELPVLSDMSPCFHRIKTSGNSMLKIYEPAEFTLLYLKDKLVFEKTDEAVAIYPTCSTQLSGLTEKLKETAELCSSNVFMPDVNCCGFAGDKGFTHPELNDHGLRTFKKNLPENCLKGFSTSRTCEIGLNKNTGIPFKSIFYLVDKHTTVSKKG; this is encoded by the coding sequence ATGAAACTTCAAGAAAAATATTTAGGACTACACAAAAAGTTATCAGGAATAATTCCCGAGCAAAACCTGCTAACTGATAATGTTTCAACCTTTGCCCTCGGCACCGATGCAAGTTTTTATAGACTGACACCAAAACTTGTTGTTAAAGCGAATGATGAAAATGAAATTATTCTTATTCTTAAAGTTTGCTCTGAACTTAATATCCCGGTGACATTCCGTGCAGCAGGAACAAGTCTTTCCGGTCAGGCTGTCACTGATTCTGTTTTAGTAATGATTGGTAATTCGTGGAAAAGTTATGCGATAAGCGATGATGCTTCAAAAATTTCTCTCCAGCCCGGAATAATCGGCGGACACGCAAACAACTACCTCGCTCAGTATAAAAAGAAAATTGGACCTGACCCGGCATCAATTAATGCGGCAATGATTGGCGGAATTGCAGCTAACAATGCAAGTGGTATGTGCTGCGGCACTTCACAGAATAGTTATAAAACTTTGGGCTCGATGCGTATTGTTTTTGCAAATGGTGATGTGCTTGATACAAATCATCAAAAAAATATCTCTGATTTTGTTGAGAGAAATCCTGCTCTTATAAAAAACATTATCACTTTAAGAAATAAAATAAACTCTGATGTTCTTCTTCGTGACAAAATTATCCGCAAATACAAAATCAAAAACACTACCGGATATAGTTTAAATGCTTTTGTTGATTTTGAAGATCCGGTTGAGATTATTCAACATTTAGTGATTGGTTCTGAGGGTACACTAGGATTCATTTCAGAAATAACACTTAATACAGTACCTGACTATGAATATAAAGCAACTTCATTGGTTTTGTTTAAAAACATTCAGGATGCATGCAAAGCAGCTTCTTTGTTAAAACAACTTCCTGTTGATGCGGCAGAGTTAATGGACAGAAATTCTATCAGGTCAGTTGAAAATAAAAACGGAATGCCTGAACTTCTAAAAGAACTTGATAATGAATCAGCAGCACTTTTAATCGAAACGAAAGCAGAGAATAAATTTCATTTAAACCAGAATATCGATTGCATCACCAACACTCTTAGTGACTTTGATCTTCTAAGTAAAGCCTCATTTACTAAAGACAAACTGGAATACACAAAATTGTGGAATATCCGTAAAGGTCTTTTTCCAAGTGTCGGAGCTTCAAGAAGAACAGGTACTTCCGTAATAATTGAAGACATTGCTTTTCCGCTTGATTCACTTTCATCTGCTGTTATTAAGCTTCGTAATATTCTTAACAAATATAATTTTGCGGACGCGATAATATTCGGGCATGCACTCGAAGGTAATCTTCATTTTGTTTTCAGCCAGGACTTCAGCATAAAATCAGAGATAGAACGATATGATTCAATGATGAATGAAATTTCACAAATGGTAGTTGGTGAGTTTGACGGTTCATTAAAAGCCGAACATGGAACCGGAAGGAACATGGCTCCGTTTGTAGAATATGAATGGGGACCTGAAGCATATTCAATCATGAAACAGATAAAGAATATTTTCGACCCTAAAAATATTTTGAATCCCGGGGTAATTTTAAATGATGATAAAGAAATCCACCTGAAAAATTTAAAAACTTTACCCGCTGTTGATGAACTAATTGATAAATGTACTGAATGTGGTTTCTGCGAATCGCGTTGTGTTTCTGAGGGATTAACTTTTTCGCCGCGGCAAAGAATTTCAGCTTTAAGGAGTTTTACAGGAGAAAATAGAAAAAAGGTTTTCGATACATTTAAATATCAAGTCGAAGAAACCTGCGTAGCAGATGGATTATGTTCTGTCAACTGTCCTGTTGGAATTGATACAGGCTCTGTTGTTAAAAAGTTAAGGGCAAAAGATAGAAACGGTTTCTCAAAAAAGATTGCTGAAATTGTTTCGTCTAATTTTTCGTTTGTGAGTCTATTAATAAAATTCTTTCTAAATGTTTTAAATTTTTCATCAAAGATCATTGGTAAAACAAATTTAGAAAACATTACCAATGTGATTTCAAAAATTTCTAAAAAGAAAATTCCAGGCTGGAATCAATTCACACCTCCGGGCAATTCATTTGTGGTTACTTCGCCTATGATAAATCTGAATAAGCCCAAAGTTGTTTACTTCCCTTCCTGCATAAACAGAACTTTTGGAAATTCAGAAGCGGAAAAAGCTGACCATGTTTTAATAGAAAAAACTATTTCTTTATTACACAAAGCCGGATATGAAATTCTGTTTCCCGATAATCTCAACAACTTGTGCTGCGGGTTATCATTCGTGAGCAAAGGTTTTGTTGAGGCTGGCGATTCTAAACTGAGCGAATTGATGAATGAGTTAAAGATCATAACAAACAATTTTGAATTGCCTGTATTATCAGATATGAGCCCTTGTTTTCACAGGATAAAGACTTCTGGCAATTCAATGTTAAAAATTTATGAACCCGCTGAGTTCACTCTGCTCTACCTGAAAGATAAGCTTGTGTTTGAAAAAACGGATGAAGCTGTTGCAATATATCCAACCTGCAGCACACAACTTTCCGGGTTAACAGAAAAATTAAAAGAAACTGCTGAGTTATGTTCGTCAAATGTTTTTATGCCAGATGTAAACTGCTGTGGATTTGCCGGCGATAAGGGTTTTACACACCCCGAATTAAATGATCATGGATTAAGAACTTTTAAAAAAAATCTGCCGGAAAATTGTTTGAAGGGATTTTCGACGAGCAGAACTTGTGAGATTGGATTGAATAAAAATACCGGTATTCCTTTCAAATCAATTTTTTACCTTGTTGATAAACATACAACAGTAAGTAAAAAAGGTTAA
- a CDS encoding AraC family transcriptional regulator, with the protein MLTINRGNKKSNRLLALLLINSSLSIIGFEIDLTNTRELFPFLIGVPQPAVFLFGPLFYYYVNSLTLKDFSVSKKQLLHLLPFIAFVIYRIPMYLLSNEEKLSLVGTKKLQDEELAILIIQCIHLFIYLHLTIKNLKKYHTLIKTTMSSMEKINLNWIKGGIYAFTIIFVIMFNMSVLYFMGIHLYDYYSVIIPILVSITILTLGYMGFKQPIIFPPDVVETKIKKYEKSTLTNDKADFHLQDLLSLMKEKKPYLDNELTLAKLAEEISIPQHHLSQIINEKLGQNFFDFINSYRIEEAKNLLVSPEGGMLTILAIAEEVGFNSKSAFNNAFKKVTNTTPSEYRKQNS; encoded by the coding sequence TTGCTGACAATAAATCGCGGCAACAAAAAATCAAACCGTCTGCTGGCTCTACTTCTAATCAATTCTTCATTAAGCATTATTGGTTTTGAAATTGATCTGACTAACACCCGCGAACTATTCCCATTCCTTATCGGCGTACCGCAGCCTGCAGTATTTCTTTTCGGACCATTATTCTACTACTATGTTAATTCACTTACTCTTAAAGATTTTTCCGTTTCAAAGAAACAACTGCTTCATTTGCTTCCATTCATAGCTTTTGTGATTTACAGAATACCAATGTATCTGCTAAGCAATGAGGAAAAACTAAGTCTTGTAGGAACCAAAAAATTACAGGATGAAGAACTCGCAATACTAATTATTCAGTGCATTCATCTCTTTATCTACCTGCATTTGACTATAAAAAATCTAAAGAAGTATCATACGCTGATAAAGACGACGATGTCTTCAATGGAAAAAATCAATTTGAACTGGATCAAAGGCGGCATTTATGCTTTTACAATAATCTTTGTGATCATGTTCAATATGTCAGTGCTGTATTTTATGGGTATTCATCTTTATGATTACTACTCGGTTATCATCCCAATCCTTGTTTCAATTACAATTTTAACTTTAGGTTACATGGGTTTTAAGCAGCCGATAATTTTTCCCCCTGATGTTGTTGAAACTAAAATTAAGAAGTATGAAAAATCAACTTTGACAAACGATAAAGCTGATTTTCATTTACAGGATTTACTTAGCCTGATGAAGGAGAAAAAACCTTATCTTGATAATGAACTGACGCTTGCCAAACTGGCAGAAGAAATATCAATCCCGCAGCATCATTTGTCCCAAATTATTAATGAAAAATTAGGACAGAACTTTTTTGATTTTATAAATTCATACCGCATTGAGGAAGCAAAAAACCTGCTTGTTTCACCGGAAGGCGGAATGTTGACAATTTTAGCAATTGCTGAGGAAGTTGGTTTTAATTCAAAATCAGCTTTTAACAATGCATTCAAAAAAGTTACAAATACAACTCCTTCCGAGTACCGCAAACAGAACAGCTAA
- a CDS encoding SDR family oxidoreductase, which translates to MQGTKKICLITGANSGIGKAAATELATKFDRMILVVRNRVRGERAVQEIFEKSGNNNLDLVVASLSSFESIHNIVNTLNEKYDHLDVLINNAGAFFSKRHTTVDGIEATFNINYLSRFLFTNLLLPLLKKSSSGRIINVAGESHRFGRINFDDLMMDKSYNNMKALKQSKLADVLFTYELSRRLKDSHTTINCLHPGAVATNSIDNNPDISQVIKFLYKTIRPFLKSPEQGAKTIIYLATSTEVQNISGKYFINNEVTDSSTTSYDENLAKRLWEASEQLTGIKTENYLTEQ; encoded by the coding sequence ATGCAGGGAACAAAAAAAATTTGTTTGATAACAGGTGCAAACAGCGGAATAGGCAAAGCTGCAGCGACAGAACTTGCAACAAAGTTTGACCGGATGATACTCGTTGTCAGAAACAGGGTTAGAGGTGAACGAGCTGTACAGGAAATATTTGAAAAAAGCGGAAACAATAATCTTGATCTTGTTGTCGCATCACTTTCCTCATTTGAATCTATACATAACATTGTGAATACACTAAATGAAAAGTATGATCATCTCGATGTGCTAATAAATAATGCAGGGGCTTTCTTTTCAAAACGTCATACAACTGTTGACGGGATTGAAGCAACATTCAACATTAATTATTTGTCGAGATTCTTATTTACGAATCTCCTGCTTCCTTTGTTAAAGAAAAGTTCATCAGGAAGAATTATTAATGTCGCGGGTGAGTCACACAGGTTCGGAAGAATTAATTTTGATGATCTGATGATGGATAAAAGTTATAACAACATGAAAGCACTTAAACAATCCAAACTTGCTGACGTTTTATTTACCTATGAACTTTCAAGAAGATTAAAAGATTCTCACACAACTATTAATTGTCTTCATCCCGGAGCTGTTGCTACAAACTCAATCGATAATAATCCTGACATATCGCAGGTAATAAAGTTCTTATATAAAACAATCAGACCATTTCTTAAATCACCTGAACAAGGTGCAAAAACAATTATTTATCTCGCAACTTCAACTGAGGTACAAAATATATCCGGAAAATATTTTATAAATAATGAAGTGACGGATTCTTCCACTACTTCTTATGACGAAAACCTTGCAAAGAGATTGTGGGAAGCAAGCGAACAACTTACCGGAATTAAAACTGAAAACTATCTAACGGAACAATAA